In a single window of the Gloeocapsa sp. PCC 73106 genome:
- a CDS encoding vitamin K epoxide reductase family protein: protein MISRKRPIPWIYRQSRWLIGAIALVGAILTAYLTFVKLQNGEVACIAGAAEAGANCNSVLNSRYGEIFGLPLSLFGSLAYLSMASFALAPLWLKAQKSKTFQKDLENWTWLFLLIGATAMTVFSAYLIFILVSELKVPCLYCITSAVLAISLLTLTIIGREWDDSGQIWFTGIIVGFITLIATLVIFSNPSQVAETPDATGRIPIPAITTQPVAPQGWEMTTISGPAEIALAEHLTKIGAKMYGAYWCPHCFEQKQLFGQEAVTKINYQECDPRGKNPQVETCQTAKIASYPSWEIKGQIYQGTQTLENLAQFSDYQGSEDFKYTLR from the coding sequence ATGATTAGTCGCAAACGTCCCATCCCTTGGATTTATCGGCAATCTCGTTGGTTGATAGGAGCGATCGCCCTGGTTGGAGCTATCTTGACCGCCTATCTTACCTTTGTTAAACTGCAAAACGGAGAAGTTGCTTGTATCGCTGGTGCTGCCGAAGCTGGTGCTAATTGTAATAGCGTTCTCAATAGTCGTTATGGGGAAATTTTTGGTCTTCCTCTAAGTTTATTTGGCTCTCTAGCTTATCTATCTATGGCGAGTTTTGCTTTAGCACCCTTATGGTTAAAAGCACAAAAGAGTAAAACATTTCAAAAAGACTTAGAAAACTGGACTTGGTTATTTTTACTGATAGGTGCTACCGCGATGACCGTATTTAGCGCCTATTTGATCTTTATTCTGGTATCTGAATTAAAAGTACCCTGTCTTTACTGCATCACCTCGGCTGTACTAGCGATAAGTTTGCTCACTTTGACTATCATCGGTCGCGAGTGGGATGATTCAGGTCAAATTTGGTTTACTGGAATTATCGTAGGCTTTATTACTTTAATCGCTACTCTGGTGATTTTTAGCAATCCGAGCCAAGTAGCTGAGACACCAGACGCCACGGGTAGAATTCCCATACCAGCGATTACCACGCAACCTGTTGCTCCCCAAGGTTGGGAAATGACAACTATCTCAGGACCTGCAGAAATCGCCCTAGCAGAACATCTGACAAAGATTGGAGCTAAAATGTATGGTGCGTATTGGTGTCCCCATTGTTTTGAGCAAAAACAACTGTTTGGTCAAGAAGCTGTGACTAAAATCAACTATCAAGAATGCGATCCTCGTGGTAAAAATCCTCAAGTCGAAACTTGTCAAACGGCTAAAATAGCTTCCTATCCATCTTGGGAAATCAAAGGGCAAATCTACCAAGGTACCCAAACCCTAGAGAATCTCGCCCAATTTTCTGACTACCAAGGTAGCGAAGATTTTAAATATACTCTTCGTTAA
- a CDS encoding homocysteine biosynthesis protein: protein MRTIPEINKKINQGRAVVWTVEQLKAKVREIGISECFAQVDVICTGTFEPMESSGAFINIGHTDPPIKIRECWLDGVPAYAGLGAVDLYLGATVMADYGGGSDNLDPSGIERGGGHVIEELIAGKQVHLKAVGQVTDCYPRAGMETMISRETINQFYLFNPRNLYQNFIVGVNAGDRLLYTYLGPLLPRLGNAVYSNPGAISPLFNDPRLEVLGIGSRIFLGGAMGYITWEGTQHFPLQKRLTNHTPIGPAATLALIADAKEMDPYWVRGCYFKNYGPSLMLGVGVPIPVLNEKVIQSCGIKDEEIVAPIVDFSIPRRVRPTFGLVTYSQLKSGKITIEGKSIRSAPLASISRSREVAEALKSLIDQGVFTLTEPVAPIPMDRSFLPQDHLSSPITLE from the coding sequence CGGGAAATAGGAATAAGCGAGTGTTTTGCACAAGTGGACGTAATTTGCACTGGTACTTTTGAACCAATGGAATCCTCGGGGGCGTTTATTAACATTGGACATACCGATCCACCCATTAAAATACGCGAATGTTGGTTAGATGGGGTACCCGCTTACGCCGGCTTGGGTGCGGTGGATTTGTACCTAGGCGCTACCGTAATGGCGGATTATGGTGGGGGTTCAGATAATCTAGATCCTTCCGGAATAGAAAGGGGTGGAGGGCATGTCATCGAAGAGTTAATCGCCGGAAAACAAGTGCACCTAAAAGCGGTGGGACAAGTGACGGACTGTTACCCTCGTGCTGGGATGGAAACGATGATTAGCCGGGAGACTATTAACCAGTTTTACTTGTTTAATCCCAGAAATCTCTATCAAAATTTTATCGTCGGTGTTAACGCAGGCGATCGCCTCTTGTATACCTACCTAGGTCCCCTGTTACCACGTCTGGGAAATGCTGTTTATTCTAATCCCGGGGCTATTTCTCCTCTGTTTAATGATCCTCGTTTAGAAGTACTTGGTATTGGTAGTCGTATTTTTTTGGGAGGAGCGATGGGTTATATTACCTGGGAAGGTACCCAGCATTTTCCTTTACAAAAACGTCTAACTAATCATACCCCGATTGGACCTGCAGCTACTTTGGCTCTCATTGCTGACGCCAAGGAAATGGATCCCTACTGGGTAAGGGGATGCTATTTCAAAAACTATGGACCTTCTTTGATGTTGGGTGTAGGTGTACCCATACCCGTTTTAAACGAGAAAGTGATCCAAAGTTGTGGAATTAAAGATGAGGAAATAGTTGCGCCGATTGTGGATTTTTCCATACCTCGACGGGTGCGCCCTACTTTTGGTTTGGTTACCTATAGTCAATTAAAAAGTGGCAAAATTACTATCGAAGGTAAAAGTATTAGATCCGCTCCTTTAGCGAGTATATCTCGTTCTCGTGAGGTGGCTGAAGCTTTAAAAAGCCTAATTGATCAAGGTGTTTTTACTTTAACTGAGCCGGTAGCGCCTATACCGATGGATCGTTCTTTTTTGCCTCAAGATCATCTTAGTTCTCCGATAACCTTAGAATAG
- a CDS encoding NAD(P)-dependent oxidoreductase, producing the protein MKLMITGASGFLGSYVTSAALKQGHQVKAIVRPHKTALSWLSHPDMELIALDLATGEGLVEALAQVDGVIHLAAAKTGDYSTQYSGTVQTTENLLTAMSQAMVNRLIAISSFSVYDYLNIPAGATVTEDSPLESKPQFRDIYAQTKLIQETKCREFAQKGGKVTIIRPGMIYGRDYLWNACLGSPISPNLWLRIGNEATIPLIYVENCAEAIVKAAQQTEAIAQTLNLVDDDLPQQKIYVQKLQEKISNNPSSILLPWSLVNSIAGISWSINQNLFQGKLKLPSTLIPPRLHARFKQLNYTNERAKGVLLWQPRYSLDTALERIGSNLDLLAVN; encoded by the coding sequence ATGAAATTAATGATTACAGGGGCTTCTGGTTTTCTCGGTAGCTACGTGACATCGGCAGCTCTCAAACAAGGACATCAAGTTAAAGCAATAGTCCGTCCCCATAAAACTGCTTTATCCTGGTTAAGTCATCCCGATATGGAGCTAATTGCTTTGGATTTAGCAACGGGGGAAGGTTTGGTTGAAGCTTTAGCTCAAGTAGATGGGGTGATTCATCTAGCTGCTGCCAAAACTGGCGACTACTCCACTCAGTATTCTGGTACGGTGCAAACCACAGAAAATTTACTCACAGCCATGTCTCAAGCGATGGTTAATAGACTTATCGCCATTAGCAGTTTTTCTGTTTATGACTATTTAAATATTCCCGCGGGTGCGACTGTAACTGAAGATTCTCCCCTGGAGTCTAAGCCTCAATTTAGAGATATTTACGCTCAAACCAAACTGATTCAAGAAACTAAGTGCCGTGAATTCGCTCAAAAAGGCGGTAAAGTTACTATTATTCGCCCTGGCATGATTTATGGTCGCGATTATCTCTGGAATGCTTGTTTGGGCAGTCCCATATCTCCTAATTTATGGCTGCGTATCGGGAATGAAGCTACTATACCTCTTATATACGTGGAAAATTGCGCTGAAGCAATAGTTAAAGCGGCTCAACAAACAGAGGCGATCGCTCAGACTCTAAATCTAGTTGACGATGATTTACCTCAACAAAAAATTTACGTCCAAAAATTGCAAGAAAAAATCTCTAACAATCCCTCTAGTATCTTGCTTCCTTGGTCTCTGGTTAACTCCATCGCGGGGATTTCTTGGTCTATCAATCAAAACTTATTCCAAGGGAAATTAAAGCTACCCTCAACTTTAATACCTCCTCGTCTTCATGCTCGTTTTAAACAACTAAATTATACTAATGAGCGAGCTAAAGGGGTCTTACTCTGGCAACCTCGTTACTCTCTAGATACAGCTTTAGAGAGAATAGGTAGCAATCTTGATTTATTAGCTGTTAACTAA
- a CDS encoding alr0857 family protein: MLKFTYTENGVNLEWLTESLDEWVTTRVILALRAGIPMCLQPSTASFLLPNDWEILEELATIVAQEEGENLEVYTSTDDSIEITLRGTWIVSDLEQQEGIFVTMLDSDTEMLIFQLWLKAHVRVSVGIN, from the coding sequence ATGCTTAAATTTACCTATACTGAAAATGGGGTCAATCTGGAGTGGTTAACGGAATCGTTAGATGAATGGGTTACTACTCGAGTTATCTTAGCTTTACGAGCTGGCATACCTATGTGTCTTCAACCTAGCACCGCTTCTTTCCTTCTTCCCAATGATTGGGAAATTTTAGAGGAACTAGCTACAATAGTTGCTCAAGAAGAAGGAGAAAACCTGGAGGTCTACACAAGTACCGATGACTCGATCGAAATCACTCTCAGAGGAACTTGGATAGTTTCCGATTTAGAACAACAGGAGGGGATCTTTGTCACTATGTTAGACAGTGACACTGAGATGTTAATCTTTCAACTCTGGCTTAAAGCCCATGTAAGGGTCTCAGTAGGTATCAATTAA
- the btpA gene encoding photosystem I biogenesis protein BtpA: MDLNQIFQTSHPIIGVVHLLPLPTSPRWGGNLKTVIERAEQEAAALAAGGVDGIIVENFFDAPFTKGQVDPAVVSAMTLVIERLMNLIMLPVGINVLRNDAHSALAIAGCIGAPFIRVNVLTGVMATDQGLIEGKADELLRYRRELGTNTAIFADVLVKHARALGTPDLKTVAQETIERGLADGIIISGNATGVPPSLEDLTIAASVAQNTPILIGSGATWENVPELMKTADGVIVASSLKRHGKITETIDPLKVSQFVDAVRR; this comes from the coding sequence GTGGATTTAAATCAAATTTTTCAGACATCCCACCCAATCATTGGTGTTGTTCATTTGTTACCCCTACCTACCTCACCTCGTTGGGGAGGCAATTTAAAGACGGTGATTGAAAGAGCCGAACAAGAAGCTGCGGCTTTAGCTGCAGGAGGGGTAGATGGTATTATCGTTGAGAATTTTTTTGATGCGCCATTTACTAAAGGTCAAGTCGATCCCGCGGTAGTGAGTGCGATGACTCTGGTAATTGAGCGTTTAATGAACTTAATTATGTTACCAGTAGGAATCAACGTGTTACGCAATGATGCCCATAGCGCCCTCGCGATCGCCGGTTGTATCGGTGCTCCTTTCATTAGGGTAAATGTATTAACAGGAGTAATGGCAACCGACCAAGGTCTTATCGAAGGAAAAGCTGACGAATTGTTGCGTTATCGTCGAGAATTAGGCACCAATACGGCCATTTTTGCCGATGTCTTGGTCAAACACGCTCGAGCCTTAGGTACTCCTGATTTAAAAACGGTAGCTCAAGAGACGATCGAACGGGGTTTAGCCGATGGAATCATTATCTCTGGAAACGCGACGGGGGTTCCACCGAGCCTGGAAGACTTAACCATAGCGGCTTCTGTAGCCCAGAATACCCCAATCTTGATCGGCAGCGGCGCCACTTGGGAAAACGTCCCAGAATTAATGAAAACCGCCGATGGTGTGATCGTAGCTAGTTCTTTGAAACGTCACGGCAAAATAACAGAAACCATAGATCCTTTAAAAGTATCTCAATTTGTCGACGCTGTGCGCAGGTAA
- a CDS encoding glycosyltransferase family 4 protein — translation MRIAYMTSEYPRATDTFIQREIEALRLNGAEVYTFSIRRTGDEHIVGPEQQKERDNTFYVLPPNILRLLLSHLTLLFTAPGRYFKTIVLAWSTRRYGVMGTIYQLFYFLEAGVIAQEIRQKDIQHLHNHFGDSSCSVAMLASSLGGFTYSFSLHGPYIFFNPYGWRLDEKIKRALFVSCISHYCRSQGMILGAIDNWSKMYIVHCGVDPDLYELVPHAGLGLRLLYLGRLAGVKGLPILFESIASLKTIFPDLVLNLVGDGEERAKLEAMVTELDIVNNVQFLGYQSQAEVRKRLQATDIYVLPSFAEGISVSLMEAMAAGVPVVTTQIAGVNELVDNGISGYIVPAGDAISLTDKLKRLITDPELRNTMGKAGRLKVETEFNLNLEANWLAKIMREYLSGKPDLPSPRY, via the coding sequence ATGCGTATTGCTTACATGACGAGCGAGTATCCTCGAGCAACGGATACGTTTATTCAACGAGAAATAGAAGCTTTGCGGCTTAACGGCGCTGAAGTCTATACTTTTTCGATTCGTCGTACGGGGGATGAACATATCGTGGGACCAGAACAACAAAAAGAAAGAGACAATACTTTTTATGTTTTACCTCCTAATATTTTGCGTCTGTTATTATCTCATCTGACTTTACTATTTACAGCCCCTGGACGATACTTTAAAACCATAGTACTAGCTTGGTCTACCCGTAGGTATGGGGTGATGGGAACTATCTATCAACTGTTTTATTTTCTCGAAGCAGGGGTAATCGCTCAAGAAATCCGCCAAAAAGATATACAGCATCTACACAATCACTTTGGGGATTCGAGCTGTAGCGTAGCGATGTTAGCTTCTTCTCTTGGTGGTTTTACTTATAGTTTTTCCCTCCATGGTCCCTATATCTTTTTTAATCCCTATGGTTGGAGATTGGATGAGAAAATTAAACGGGCTTTATTTGTGTCTTGTATTAGCCACTATTGTCGCAGTCAAGGGATGATTTTGGGGGCGATCGATAATTGGTCCAAAATGTATATCGTTCACTGCGGTGTAGATCCTGATTTATATGAACTGGTCCCCCATGCAGGTCTTGGGTTAAGATTACTCTACCTAGGTAGATTAGCAGGAGTAAAGGGTTTACCCATCTTATTTGAAAGTATCGCTAGCTTGAAAACTATCTTCCCCGATTTGGTGCTTAATCTAGTGGGCGATGGGGAAGAAAGGGCTAAATTAGAAGCTATGGTGACAGAGCTAGATATAGTAAATAACGTCCAATTCCTTGGTTATCAATCCCAAGCTGAAGTGAGAAAACGTCTACAAGCAACGGATATCTACGTTTTACCTAGCTTCGCTGAAGGGATTTCTGTATCTCTGATGGAAGCGATGGCCGCCGGAGTACCAGTGGTAACTACTCAAATTGCTGGAGTTAATGAGTTAGTAGATAATGGTATCAGTGGTTATATTGTTCCTGCAGGTGATGCGATTTCTCTAACTGATAAGTTAAAAAGACTAATTACTGACCCAGAATTAAGAAATACTATGGGTAAAGCGGGAAGACTCAAAGTAGAAACAGAATTTAATCTCAATCTCGAGGCTAATTGGTTGGCTAAAATTATGCGTGAGTATTTGAGCGGTAAGCCAGATTTGCCAAGTCCACGTTATTAG
- a CDS encoding transglycosylase SLT domain-containing protein produces MGKPKNIKKRYLFLVATSLLGGFGAYFFFKPQINSFGRELLAIAEDYRFHLLKSAIEPEIQPSVVLNLVLQTPEAREAELRKIAAGTPSQERNRARYLLASDLLQAYEGGEALTLLKRLEYTYPLMTPYILLKRGRAYELTNDKEQAQAVWLKLFEDYPKSAASAQALYQLGNYDPQYLEEMISRFPQHPLTHEIVRKRLDSNPDQFDLLLLLATYDHSDETNQIRDRLVLEYSDRLTQKDWQTIGGGYWQNREYRKASDAYRFDPGNPRSLYRTAKGLETSGNPREAISWYKKLVIQFPDAQETALALEHLATLSEAKASLFYLDLLIEKFPEQGAMAFYRKGIILDFLESYESAEQARKTLLTEYPDSEAAIEYRWQMAQKSAQSGNKQQAIDWIQPILATSSSSDIAAEAVFWMGKWSLDLGKTKEAETAFEYVLTHHWQSYYAWRSAVLLGWDVGDFTDVRLMNPEVTLPRTRSVPPAGSATFQELFILGQDADARYLFESEIGDRQEPSVAEQFTVALLKLEQQQYRQAINLIWNLKTREEPQDIAEWQKLRQTSEYWQALFPFPHYQTILAWSLERDLNPLLVISLIRQESTFEVEALSPVGATGLMQVMPSTAKWISEISDIDSNYSLVNPEDNVSLGSWYFNHTHEQYQDNSLLAVASYNAGPGNVNKWKKKYPLTDPDVFVNNIPFPETKGYVKSVFGNYWNYLRIYNPQVSQLLSQ; encoded by the coding sequence ATGGGTAAACCCAAAAATATTAAAAAGCGTTATTTATTTTTAGTGGCAACTAGTTTATTGGGAGGTTTTGGAGCTTATTTCTTCTTTAAACCTCAAATTAACAGTTTTGGTAGAGAATTATTGGCAATAGCTGAAGATTATCGGTTTCATTTGCTTAAATCGGCAATAGAACCCGAGATTCAACCCTCTGTGGTTCTCAATTTAGTTCTACAAACACCAGAAGCTAGAGAAGCAGAACTCCGGAAAATCGCCGCAGGAACACCGAGTCAGGAACGTAATCGCGCTCGTTATCTGTTGGCTTCGGATTTACTGCAAGCATACGAAGGAGGCGAAGCTTTAACCCTACTGAAGAGACTAGAATATACTTACCCACTGATGACTCCTTATATTCTGCTTAAACGGGGTCGAGCTTATGAGTTAACTAATGACAAAGAACAAGCTCAAGCAGTTTGGCTTAAACTCTTCGAAGATTATCCTAAAAGTGCAGCTTCTGCTCAAGCTTTGTATCAGTTGGGTAATTACGATCCTCAATATCTTGAGGAAATGATCTCTCGCTTTCCTCAACACCCATTGACTCATGAAATTGTACGTAAACGTCTTGATTCAAATCCCGATCAGTTCGATTTACTTTTACTGTTGGCTACTTATGATCACAGTGATGAAACTAATCAGATCAGAGATCGCTTGGTTTTAGAGTATAGCGATCGCCTAACGCAAAAAGACTGGCAAACAATCGGTGGAGGATACTGGCAAAATCGAGAATATCGCAAAGCTTCTGATGCTTATCGCTTCGATCCGGGGAATCCTCGCAGTCTCTATCGTACGGCTAAGGGCTTAGAAACTAGCGGCAATCCCAGAGAAGCAATATCTTGGTACAAAAAACTGGTTATCCAATTTCCTGACGCTCAAGAAACGGCTTTAGCGTTAGAACATTTAGCTACCCTATCAGAGGCTAAGGCTTCTTTGTTTTATTTGGATTTATTAATTGAAAAATTCCCTGAACAAGGGGCTATGGCTTTTTACCGCAAAGGCATTATTTTGGATTTTCTTGAATCCTATGAATCGGCAGAACAAGCCAGAAAAACTCTTTTAACTGAATATCCTGATTCGGAAGCGGCGATCGAATATCGTTGGCAAATGGCACAGAAATCAGCTCAATCAGGCAATAAACAGCAAGCGATCGATTGGATTCAACCGATCCTGGCTACTTCTTCTTCTAGTGACATCGCCGCAGAAGCTGTATTCTGGATGGGTAAGTGGTCTTTAGACTTGGGTAAAACTAAAGAAGCAGAAACTGCTTTTGAATACGTGTTAACTCATCACTGGCAATCTTATTACGCTTGGCGATCTGCGGTTCTTTTGGGCTGGGACGTAGGAGATTTTACCGATGTAAGACTCATGAATCCTGAAGTAACACTTCCTCGCACTCGTTCTGTGCCCCCGGCAGGCTCGGCAACTTTTCAAGAGTTGTTTATACTTGGTCAGGATGCAGATGCACGCTATCTGTTTGAATCAGAAATAGGCGATCGCCAAGAGCCTAGCGTAGCTGAGCAATTTACCGTGGCGCTACTCAAACTTGAGCAACAGCAATACCGTCAAGCTATTAATCTCATTTGGAACCTGAAGACTAGGGAAGAGCCGCAAGATATAGCCGAGTGGCAAAAATTGCGGCAAACATCAGAATATTGGCAAGCTCTTTTTCCTTTTCCTCATTATCAGACGATTTTAGCTTGGTCGTTAGAAAGAGACTTGAACCCTTTACTGGTGATCTCATTGATTCGTCAAGAGTCAACCTTTGAAGTTGAGGCGCTTTCTCCCGTGGGGGCTACCGGATTGATGCAAGTTATGCCCAGTACAGCTAAGTGGATCTCAGAAATTAGTGATATTGACTCAAACTATTCTCTAGTTAACCCCGAAGATAATGTTAGTTTAGGTAGTTGGTATTTTAACCATACCCATGAACAATACCAAGATAACTCTCTACTCGCTGTTGCTAGTTACAATGCAGGACCGGGCAACGTCAATAAATGGAAAAAAAAATATCCTTTGACCGATCCTGATGTTTTTGTGAATAATATACCCTTCCCTGAGACTAAAGGATATGTAAAATCCGTATTTGGTAATTACTGGAATTACTTGCGTATTTACAATCCTCAAGTGTCTCAGCTACTCTCACAATAA